A single region of the Sphingobium sp. TKS genome encodes:
- a CDS encoding AAA family ATPase encodes MNKHKSLSGGSLIERATEIYDFSAALRGRAAPAVEVPQDEAVVEVAQPAPVAVEVPEPGYRAPDWTGPVQPIDRIALVEAGYLLPDGPVTAMSEEFRLLKRDLLAELAGNARGNRVLICSAHSGEGKSFCAINLALSLAAEKEREILLVDADFGKPGIPAALGLTAGAGLMDALADPAIAIEDCVLRTDIPSLSVLPAGQRSNNDTEYLASARTEMLLNRLTEGRPDRIILFDSPPLLAASPAAVLASHAAVALLVVRADRTTESALRDAAGLLKGASKVKLLLNGVRFSTGGRRFGSYYGQGNAG; translated from the coding sequence ATGAATAAGCACAAGTCCCTGTCCGGCGGCTCGCTGATCGAGCGGGCGACCGAGATTTACGATTTCAGCGCGGCTTTGCGTGGGCGCGCTGCGCCTGCGGTGGAAGTGCCGCAGGATGAAGCGGTCGTTGAGGTTGCTCAGCCTGCGCCGGTTGCCGTCGAGGTGCCGGAACCCGGCTATCGCGCGCCGGACTGGACCGGGCCGGTGCAGCCGATCGACCGGATCGCGTTGGTCGAGGCGGGCTATTTGCTGCCCGATGGCCCGGTCACTGCGATGAGCGAGGAATTCCGGCTGTTGAAGCGCGATCTGCTCGCGGAGCTGGCGGGCAATGCACGGGGCAACCGGGTTCTGATCTGCTCGGCCCATAGCGGCGAGGGCAAGAGCTTTTGCGCGATCAACCTGGCGCTCAGCCTGGCGGCGGAGAAGGAGCGGGAAATCCTGCTGGTCGACGCCGATTTCGGCAAGCCGGGGATTCCGGCAGCTCTGGGGCTGACGGCCGGGGCGGGGCTGATGGATGCGCTGGCCGATCCGGCGATTGCCATAGAGGACTGCGTGTTGCGCACGGACATTCCGTCGCTTTCGGTGCTTCCTGCTGGTCAACGCAGCAACAATGACACTGAATATCTTGCGTCGGCGCGGACGGAGATGTTGCTCAATCGGCTGACCGAAGGGCGGCCCGACCGCATCATCCTGTTCGATTCGCCGCCTCTGCTGGCGGCTTCTCCTGCGGCGGTGCTGGCGAGCCATGCTGCCGTCGCTCTGCTGGTGGTGCGGGCAGACCGGACCACCGAGAGTGCGCTGCGCGATGCGGCGGGACTGCTGAAGGGCGCGTCCAAGGTGAAGCTGCTGCTGAACGGCGTGCGCTTTTCGACCGGGGGGCGACGCTTCGGCAGCTACTATGGGCAGGGGAATGCGGGGTGA
- a CDS encoding XrtA system polysaccharide chain length determinant: protein MAAIVDELLVVLHGIWTRRWLALGVAWGVCLLGWLGVALIPNSYESRARVYVNTQSLLEDKVGITQVQSQQDLDRVRQTLASTANLERVVRETDLSQTVDGPRDMAAKITKLREGITVVAQLDPSMIDISATSAYSGLSDGANARISQQIVQKLVDIFQETNLSSDKVETKQSLAFLDQQLAERGKQLATAEQRRVEFEQRYAGMLPGAGSIGQRMDAARSEINSIDSQLVQAQSALAAMNGQLAGTPPTLPGMGASGGPLALSQAQADLASMRARGFTSSHPDVIAAQRQVDLLRGQGNGGAGSTPNPAYLSIRSMQAERAATVQGLSARKAQLQADLNAMASRQTDEPGLAAEQERLDRDYQVLKTQYDKMLGDREEIRLRGDVKSETGSVQFRVINPPSLPTAPAAPNRPLLLLAVLIVGIGAGVGTAFAMAQLKGGFPNAARLEKALGVPVIGSISQTVSAAQVALEKQRLKWFAGASGALAALCLLLVVIEFIQRGLA from the coding sequence ATGGCGGCGATCGTCGACGAACTGCTGGTCGTCCTGCATGGCATCTGGACCCGGCGCTGGCTGGCGCTGGGCGTCGCCTGGGGCGTGTGCCTGCTCGGCTGGCTGGGCGTGGCGCTCATCCCCAACAGCTATGAGTCCAGGGCGCGGGTCTATGTGAACACCCAGTCGCTGCTGGAGGACAAGGTGGGCATCACCCAGGTCCAGTCGCAGCAGGATCTGGACCGCGTGCGCCAGACGCTGGCCAGCACGGCCAATCTGGAGCGAGTGGTCAGGGAAACCGACCTGAGCCAAACCGTCGACGGTCCGCGCGACATGGCGGCGAAGATCACCAAGTTGCGCGAAGGCATTACCGTGGTCGCGCAGCTCGACCCCAGCATGATCGACATCAGCGCGACATCGGCGTACTCCGGCCTGTCGGACGGGGCCAATGCGCGCATATCGCAGCAGATCGTGCAGAAGCTGGTCGACATCTTCCAGGAAACCAACCTGTCGTCCGACAAGGTCGAGACGAAGCAGAGCCTGGCCTTTCTCGACCAGCAACTTGCCGAGCGGGGCAAGCAGCTTGCCACCGCCGAACAGCGCCGCGTCGAATTCGAACAGCGCTATGCCGGGATGCTGCCGGGTGCGGGATCGATCGGCCAGCGCATGGATGCGGCGCGGTCGGAGATCAATTCCATCGATTCGCAGCTTGTGCAGGCGCAGAGCGCGCTGGCGGCGATGAACGGGCAGTTGGCGGGTACGCCGCCGACCTTGCCGGGCATGGGCGCTTCGGGCGGGCCTTTGGCGCTGTCGCAGGCGCAGGCCGACCTTGCCTCCATGCGGGCGCGGGGCTTTACCAGCAGCCATCCGGACGTGATCGCGGCGCAGCGGCAGGTCGACCTGCTGCGCGGTCAGGGCAATGGCGGGGCGGGCAGCACCCCCAATCCGGCCTATCTCTCGATCAGGTCGATGCAGGCCGAGCGCGCCGCGACCGTGCAGGGACTTTCCGCACGGAAGGCGCAGTTGCAGGCGGATCTCAATGCCATGGCCTCGCGCCAGACGGATGAGCCGGGCCTTGCCGCAGAGCAGGAGCGGCTCGACCGCGACTATCAGGTGCTCAAGACGCAATATGACAAGATGCTTGGCGACCGCGAGGAAATCCGCCTGCGGGGCGATGTGAAGAGCGAGACGGGGTCGGTCCAGTTCCGCGTGATCAATCCGCCCAGCCTGCCCACAGCACCGGCCGCGCCCAATCGGCCGTTGTTGTTGCTGGCTGTGCTGATCGTCGGGATCGGCGCGGGCGTCGGGACGGCCTTCGCCATGGCGCAGCTCAAGGGCGGTTTCCCCAATGCGGCGCGGCTGGAGAAGGCGCTGGGCGTGCCGGTGATCGGATCGATCAGCCAGACCGTCAGCGCGGCGCAGGTCGCGTTGGAGAAGCAGCGGCTGAAATGGTTTGCGGGGGCCAGCGGTGCATTGGCGGCATTGTGCCTGCTGCTGGTCGTCATCGAATTTATCCAGCGCGGGCTGGCCTGA
- a CDS encoding XrtA/PEP-CTERM system exopolysaccharide export protein, which produces MRFVSVSRALIGASLPAVALSAIFLTGCAAGGGQQLPSASFVSTQEGPGEEYVIGPLDDLTIFVWRNPDLGAKVQVRPDGRITTPLISDMSAVGKTPKQLADDLKVALSKYIENPLVSVIVNNFSGTFSQQVRIVGATEKPASIPYRANMTLLDAMISVGGLSEYAAGNKARLVRFNRETAKQQEYQLRIGDLLKRGDSKANVMLAPGDVIIIPESMF; this is translated from the coding sequence ATGCGTTTCGTGTCGGTTTCCAGGGCGTTGATCGGCGCATCGCTGCCTGCTGTGGCTCTGTCGGCCATATTCCTGACAGGCTGTGCCGCGGGCGGTGGGCAGCAATTGCCGTCCGCGTCCTTCGTTTCGACCCAGGAGGGGCCGGGCGAGGAATATGTGATCGGGCCGCTGGACGACCTCACCATCTTCGTGTGGCGCAACCCCGATCTCGGCGCGAAGGTTCAGGTGCGGCCCGACGGGCGCATCACCACGCCGCTGATTTCGGACATGTCCGCCGTCGGCAAGACGCCCAAGCAACTGGCCGATGACCTGAAGGTCGCGCTGTCCAAATATATCGAAAATCCGCTGGTGTCGGTGATCGTCAACAATTTCTCCGGCACGTTCAGCCAGCAGGTGCGGATCGTCGGCGCGACGGAAAAGCCGGCCTCGATCCCCTATCGCGCGAACATGACGCTGCTGGATGCGATGATCTCCGTCGGCGGCCTCAGCGAATATGCGGCGGGGAACAAGGCGCGGCTGGTGCGCTTCAACCGCGAAACGGCCAAGCAGCAGGAATATCAGCTCCGCATCGGGGATTTGCTGAAGCGCGGGGACAGCAAGGCGAACGTCATGCTGGCGCCCGGCGACGTCATCATCATTCCCGAAAGCATGTTCTGA
- a CDS encoding pyridoxal-dependent decarboxylase, exosortase A system-associated — MKPLGPIPPFFEGEEGMLLIGGSGAASLVDEAGDTPLFVYDMGIVERQVRAFRDAMPSALALHYAVKANPYAPLLERMAKLVDGFDVASGGELARALEAGMSAAHISFAGPGKRDDELLVAIDSGATINLESEGEARRAIALGERRGKTPKLAVRVNPDFDLKGSGMRMGGGAKPFGVDAERAADLARWVIGAGADWRGWHIFAGSQALGAEALIETQAATIGLATRLSEGVGVTPPLVNLGGGFGIPYFPGDERLDIRPIGDALAMLLDRREDILKGSEFAMELGRWLVGEAGVYLTRVVDVKKSQGETFVVVDGGLHHQLAASGNFGTVVRRNYPIAVANRFGESPAEEAVTVVGCLCTPIDKLGDKVALPPVEEGDLIAIFLAGAYGASASPAAFLGHPSPQELLLG; from the coding sequence ATGAAGCCGTTGGGACCGATCCCGCCCTTTTTCGAGGGCGAGGAGGGCATGTTGCTGATTGGCGGCAGCGGCGCGGCGAGCCTGGTCGATGAAGCGGGCGATACGCCGCTGTTCGTCTATGACATGGGGATCGTGGAGAGGCAGGTGCGCGCTTTTCGCGACGCCATGCCGTCTGCGTTGGCGCTCCATTATGCGGTGAAGGCGAATCCTTATGCGCCCTTGCTGGAGCGGATGGCGAAGCTGGTCGATGGCTTCGATGTGGCGTCGGGCGGGGAACTGGCGCGGGCGCTGGAAGCGGGAATGAGCGCCGCGCATATCAGCTTTGCCGGGCCGGGGAAGCGCGACGATGAATTGCTTGTCGCGATCGACAGCGGTGCGACGATCAACCTGGAATCGGAAGGCGAGGCGCGGCGGGCTATCGCGCTGGGCGAGCGGCGCGGGAAGACGCCGAAGCTGGCGGTGCGGGTGAATCCGGATTTCGACCTGAAAGGCTCCGGCATGCGCATGGGCGGCGGCGCCAAGCCCTTTGGCGTGGATGCGGAGCGGGCGGCGGATCTGGCGCGCTGGGTGATCGGGGCAGGGGCGGACTGGCGGGGATGGCATATCTTTGCCGGGAGTCAGGCTTTGGGTGCGGAAGCGTTGATCGAGACGCAGGCGGCGACCATCGGCCTTGCGACGCGCTTGTCCGAGGGGGTGGGCGTGACGCCGCCGCTGGTCAATCTGGGCGGGGGCTTCGGCATTCCCTATTTTCCGGGTGATGAGCGGCTGGATATTCGGCCCATCGGGGATGCGCTGGCTATGCTGCTCGACCGGCGGGAAGATATTCTGAAGGGCAGCGAGTTCGCCATGGAACTGGGCCGCTGGCTGGTGGGTGAGGCGGGAGTCTATCTGACCCGCGTGGTCGATGTGAAGAAAAGCCAGGGTGAAACCTTCGTCGTGGTCGACGGCGGGCTGCATCACCAATTGGCGGCCAGCGGCAATTTCGGCACGGTGGTCCGGCGCAACTATCCCATCGCCGTCGCCAACCGATTTGGAGAGTCGCCTGCGGAGGAAGCCGTGACGGTTGTCGGGTGCCTTTGCACCCCGATCGACAAGCTGGGGGACAAGGTCGCGCTGCCGCCCGTGGAGGAGGGCGACCTGATCGCGATCTTCCTGGCGGGGGCCTATGGCGCCTCTGCCAGCCCTGCCGCTTTTCTTGGTCATCCAAGTCCTCAAGAGCTTCTACTTGGCTGA